In Methanolobus chelungpuianus, a genomic segment contains:
- the htpX gene encoding zinc metalloprotease HtpX: MVKWKRDLGLEARMVITMFLLAAVYLFFLAALTYLETPAGFMLIFIALFMGLQYYYSDRLVLWSMNAKVVSEAEAPNLHQTITRLCAMADLPKPKVAIVRTPMPNAFATGKGPKSAVVAVTTGLMDRLNQGELEAVLAHELSHVKNRDMTVLTIASFLSTAAFYLVRYGMYFGGFGNNRKGGGSIILVWVISIAVWVISFLLIRVLSRYRELAADRGAAMVTGNPGNLISALMKISDTMPKIPTEDLRKAEGMNAFFIVPALSGSSVMSLFSTHPTTEKRIAELEKMQREMES; this comes from the coding sequence ATGGTAAAGTGGAAACGGGACCTGGGACTGGAAGCAAGGATGGTAATTACGATGTTCCTGCTGGCTGCGGTTTACCTGTTTTTCCTGGCAGCTCTTACTTATCTGGAAACTCCTGCGGGGTTCATGCTGATATTCATAGCCTTGTTCATGGGGCTGCAATACTATTATTCTGACAGGCTGGTGCTGTGGTCAATGAACGCCAAAGTGGTTTCGGAAGCAGAGGCACCAAACCTTCACCAGACGATCACGAGGCTGTGTGCGATGGCCGACCTGCCCAAGCCCAAGGTAGCTATTGTGAGAACCCCGATGCCAAATGCCTTTGCAACAGGAAAGGGCCCCAAAAGCGCTGTGGTAGCGGTCACCACCGGGCTGATGGACAGGCTCAACCAGGGAGAGCTCGAGGCCGTACTGGCCCATGAGCTGAGCCACGTCAAGAACAGGGACATGACCGTGCTGACCATAGCCAGTTTCCTCTCCACAGCTGCCTTTTACCTTGTAAGGTATGGAATGTACTTTGGCGGTTTCGGCAACAACAGGAAAGGCGGAGGCAGTATAATCCTTGTATGGGTCATTTCCATTGCCGTATGGGTGATCAGCTTCCTGCTTATCCGCGTGCTTTCGCGCTACCGTGAACTTGCTGCCGACAGGGGTGCAGCCATGGTCACAGGCAATCCCGGCAACCTGATCTCTGCGCTGATGAAGATAAGCGATACTATGCCGAAGATACCTACGGAAGACCTGAGGAAGGCCGAAGGTATGAACGCGTTCTTTATCGTACCTGCTTTATCGGGTTCTTCTGTCATGAGCCTCTTCTCCACACATCCGACAACGGAAAAGCGTATAGCTGAGCTTGAGAAGATGCAGAGGGAGATGGAGTCCTGA
- the pspAB gene encoding PspA-associated protein PspAB, whose translation MGLRDMFDSVLGKSRLPEAKTDRLFAISTAVVTMEMNLNLAPSSSAGICFKSMDVSRYQAVREEIEGLLKHSAAETGTDYRLEKDEYNFLWVVLKDPDFEDLVTNVHMISQTLIESGFGEQLLCAVYRFESSGPVYWIYNFKQGSYYPFVPREKNKRDNSMEMRLKSLIEKELPVEKNLEKWYPLWGMPF comes from the coding sequence ATGGGCCTGCGGGATATGTTCGACTCGGTGCTTGGAAAGAGCAGGCTTCCTGAAGCAAAGACGGACCGCTTGTTTGCAATATCCACAGCAGTTGTGACCATGGAGATGAACCTGAACCTGGCTCCATCTAGCTCAGCAGGCATTTGTTTTAAGTCTATGGATGTATCGCGCTATCAGGCGGTCAGGGAGGAGATAGAAGGCCTGCTCAAACACAGCGCGGCTGAGACGGGCACGGATTACCGGCTGGAGAAAGATGAGTACAATTTCCTCTGGGTAGTGCTTAAGGACCCTGATTTTGAGGATCTTGTGACCAATGTCCATATGATCTCCCAGACTCTCATTGAGAGTGGTTTCGGGGAACAGTTGCTGTGCGCCGTTTACAGGTTCGAGAGCAGCGGTCCTGTCTACTGGATATACAACTTCAAGCAGGGAAGCTACTATCCCTTCGTGCCAAGGGAAAAGAACAAAAGGGACAACTCCATGGAAATGAGGCTCAAGTCACTCATAGAGAAGGAGCTGCCCGTCGAAAAAAATCTGGAAAAATGGTATCCTCTCTGGGGAATGCCATTCTGA
- the pspAA gene encoding PspA-associated protein PspAA translates to MIIRISEEGQYEVPSGLFDELNIIDNRIVQLVAEGKEEEYRTELSKLLDCIRSKGKKLDDSDLKESDVIVPPADLSLKEARQIFAGDGLLEG, encoded by the coding sequence ATGATAATAAGGATATCCGAGGAAGGGCAGTACGAGGTGCCAAGCGGCCTGTTCGATGAGCTCAATATCATCGACAACAGGATAGTGCAACTGGTGGCAGAGGGAAAGGAGGAGGAATACAGGACCGAGCTCTCAAAGCTCCTTGACTGCATAAGGTCCAAGGGAAAAAAGCTTGATGACAGCGACCTCAAGGAGTCTGATGTCATAGTCCCGCCTGCTGACCTGAGCCTTAAGGAAGCAAGACAAATTTTTGCAGGCGACGGTCTGCTGGAAGGCTGA
- a CDS encoding PspA/IM30 family protein → MGLFNRMEIVVKSKMNKMLNKMEDPRETLDYSYEKQLEMLQNVKRGVAEVATSKKRLQLQRSKLQQSIDKLDAQARDAIKADREDLARLALERKSALSTQIQGLDVQIAELEKEQEKLVAAEKRLSTKVEVFRTKKETIKAQYSAAEAQVKISESVSGISEEMADVGLAIERAENKTEDMKARASALDELIEAGTLEDFTSSGDDIDRELAKLNAQSGVDSELARLKKEAGK, encoded by the coding sequence ATGGGTTTATTCAATAGAATGGAAATCGTGGTTAAGTCTAAAATGAACAAAATGCTCAATAAGATGGAAGACCCGAGGGAAACACTCGACTACTCTTACGAAAAACAGCTCGAGATGCTGCAAAATGTGAAAAGAGGGGTTGCGGAGGTAGCCACCTCCAAGAAGAGGCTCCAGCTGCAGCGCTCGAAGCTCCAGCAGAGCATAGACAAGCTCGATGCACAGGCAAGGGATGCCATCAAGGCCGACAGGGAGGATCTTGCAAGGCTGGCACTTGAGAGGAAGAGTGCGCTCAGCACACAGATACAGGGACTTGATGTGCAGATCGCGGAACTGGAAAAGGAGCAGGAGAAACTTGTGGCTGCGGAGAAGCGTCTTTCCACCAAGGTGGAGGTCTTCAGGACAAAGAAGGAGACCATCAAGGCACAGTACTCTGCTGCCGAGGCCCAGGTCAAGATAAGCGAGTCCGTATCGGGCATCAGCGAGGAAATGGCCGATGTGGGCCTTGCCATCGAGAGAGCCGAGAACAAGACCGAGGACATGAAGGCCCGTGCCTCAGCCCTTGATGAGCTCATCGAGGCAGGCACCCTTGAAGACTTCACAAGCAGTGGCGACGATATAGACCGGGAGCTTGCAAAGCTCAATGCACAGTCCGGCGTGGACAGCGAGCTTGCAAGGCTGAAGAAGGAGGCGGGAAAATGA
- a CDS encoding flavodoxin family protein, with amino-acid sequence MKTLVTYLSQTGKTQKVAEAIYGELTEEKDIKPISEVKDLAGYDLAFIGFPVMQFDIPPKMRSFIENNTKGKNIAVFMTHAVPEGFEAIQSWTGSVRQTVADANLLGIFECQGELAQHVIDMLLKAEDPQMKAFGEMGPSTKGQPDESRLKKARQFAKEIQSKVK; translated from the coding sequence ATGAAAACACTGGTAACGTACCTCTCACAGACCGGAAAAACACAAAAAGTAGCTGAAGCCATCTATGGAGAACTCACAGAGGAAAAGGATATTAAGCCAATCTCTGAGGTCAAGGACCTTGCAGGATACGACCTTGCCTTCATAGGCTTCCCTGTGATGCAGTTCGACATCCCTCCAAAGATGCGTAGCTTCATTGAGAATAATACCAAAGGCAAGAACATTGCAGTGTTCATGACGCATGCTGTCCCGGAAGGTTTTGAAGCTATCCAGTCCTGGACAGGTTCAGTCAGGCAGACCGTGGCAGACGCTAATCTCCTTGGGATATTCGAATGCCAGGGTGAGCTTGCCCAGCATGTTATCGATATGCTGCTCAAGGCGGAAGACCCCCAGATGAAGGCATTCGGCGAGATGGGACCATCCACGAAGGGACAGCCTGACGAGAGCCGCCTTAAGAAGGCGCGCCAGTTCGCCAAGGAAATCCAGTCCAAGGTTAAATAA
- a CDS encoding FAD-binding and (Fe-S)-binding domain-containing protein encodes MANTTYELTDEQKQGLSSMFGKGVNFSDRERHFYTHDVGALPSLVKKMLGNTKPAAIVKLRNEDDAVKLVNFARKYGIPVVPRAGASSGYGGVIPTKGGIIADVTPMRDIIKVDKDNFRVTVGAGIIWYDLETKLNEEGLAVQAVPSSALSATVGGWLAQNGVGYGSYEYGWSQDTMESARVVLPNGEVRDFPGEELGKITGSMGTVGIITQVTLRVREHEKTAAISAGFPDARSMQAAIQKVGERKVPVWAVSFLNPQWANMKNQAPPKTHYGKPVDEHRPHLPELYICNFAYPASRDVSGLKDIIREAGGEVLPEEIAEHETQEWFRSMKVKRLGPSFIPAEVVVPVGSIGTMFEEIGKKIGLPVLVEGMVVKGHEAVMLCFIPHSERSSKYNLAFPLALSIVKIAEDNGGRIYSSGLYFSRKAEKVFGERLKSIRELKKSTDPDDIMNPETLTGKSLMQTGLSFARAFEPMARTMGNMSGVGRQEFRDEKGIPGDVLSHAFTCAQCGYCVNECDQYYGRGWESQSPRGKWFFLKEYVGGRMELDQEQADTFLACTTCEMCDHYCQLDLPIERSWMTLRENLVQKKKMMTIPPFEIMAQSLEKERNIWASYRKDRDQWLPDDIRAKIKDKAEIGYFAGCTASFVERDVAVGTVRLLDEAGVEFTYLGDKESCCGIPMLVAGKWDLFEKIMKMNTANMQKKGVKTVVTSCPACLLMWRTIYPQWAEKLGMEYGIEAKHYSEVLADKLDVLKPKFKQPLNKVVAWHDSCHIGRAGAGIYDAPRELLKAIPGVEFREMEHNRERALCCGSVVTLIDEPEVASKIGNVRLQEAKDQKADIMAALCPCCLVQFRVAARDNNVNMEIQDLGALAARSLGYDIPDTTNVALGAWVTFEKMIELMEPENMTEMMVELLPDMIGAMPSYMQAMMKTVKYVPGMDALMKPMMPKMMPLLMPSLMPKVMPKMLVAVEKRVPMPPHMKEQMPDLMPAAMANLMPNMLPQIAPLLTPKMIEYIKAN; translated from the coding sequence ATGGCAAATACGACATATGAGTTGACGGATGAACAAAAACAGGGACTTTCATCCATGTTTGGCAAAGGGGTAAACTTCAGCGATAGGGAGAGACATTTCTACACTCACGATGTGGGTGCGCTGCCGTCCCTTGTGAAAAAGATGCTGGGTAACACAAAACCGGCTGCGATCGTAAAACTGAGAAATGAAGATGATGCGGTAAAGCTTGTGAATTTTGCCCGCAAATATGGCATACCTGTAGTACCAAGGGCAGGCGCCTCCTCAGGCTACGGCGGCGTCATTCCCACAAAAGGAGGGATAATAGCCGATGTCACGCCCATGAGGGACATAATCAAGGTGGATAAAGACAATTTCCGGGTTACCGTGGGAGCAGGCATCATCTGGTACGATCTTGAGACAAAACTGAATGAGGAAGGCTTGGCAGTGCAGGCCGTTCCCTCAAGCGCATTATCAGCAACCGTCGGAGGCTGGCTTGCCCAGAATGGTGTGGGATACGGGAGCTACGAATACGGCTGGTCACAGGACACCATGGAATCCGCCCGGGTGGTGCTGCCAAACGGAGAGGTAAGGGATTTCCCAGGAGAAGAGCTGGGCAAGATAACAGGCAGCATGGGAACCGTCGGTATAATCACACAGGTCACTCTCCGGGTAAGGGAGCATGAGAAGACAGCTGCCATCTCGGCAGGATTCCCGGATGCCCGGAGCATGCAGGCAGCCATACAGAAAGTCGGTGAGAGGAAGGTCCCGGTGTGGGCTGTCTCTTTCCTGAACCCTCAATGGGCGAATATGAAGAACCAGGCGCCGCCTAAGACCCACTACGGAAAGCCTGTGGACGAGCACAGGCCTCACCTGCCGGAACTATATATATGCAATTTCGCTTACCCGGCATCCAGGGATGTAAGCGGCCTTAAGGATATCATAAGGGAAGCTGGCGGGGAGGTGCTCCCGGAAGAGATAGCAGAACATGAGACACAGGAATGGTTCAGGTCCATGAAGGTCAAGAGGCTTGGTCCTTCCTTCATACCCGCCGAAGTGGTCGTGCCTGTTGGCAGCATAGGGACGATGTTCGAGGAGATCGGAAAGAAGATCGGCCTCCCGGTACTTGTGGAAGGCATGGTCGTCAAGGGCCACGAGGCAGTTATGCTGTGCTTCATACCTCATTCCGAAAGGTCTTCCAAATATAATCTTGCTTTCCCGCTGGCTCTGAGTATTGTAAAGATAGCAGAGGATAACGGCGGAAGGATCTATTCATCGGGGCTGTACTTCTCCAGGAAGGCGGAAAAGGTCTTTGGAGAAAGGCTGAAAAGCATACGGGAACTCAAGAAGAGCACGGACCCCGATGACATCATGAATCCTGAGACACTGACAGGCAAATCCCTTATGCAGACAGGGCTTTCCTTTGCAAGGGCATTCGAACCCATGGCACGCACCATGGGCAACATGTCAGGGGTCGGCAGGCAGGAGTTCAGGGACGAGAAAGGCATTCCGGGGGACGTGCTCTCACACGCTTTCACCTGCGCACAGTGCGGATACTGCGTCAACGAATGCGACCAGTACTATGGAAGGGGATGGGAATCCCAGTCACCCAGGGGCAAGTGGTTCTTCCTTAAGGAATACGTCGGGGGAAGAATGGAGCTGGACCAGGAACAGGCTGACACTTTCCTTGCATGCACCACATGTGAGATGTGCGATCATTACTGCCAGCTGGACCTGCCGATCGAGCGTTCCTGGATGACACTCAGGGAGAATCTGGTCCAGAAGAAGAAGATGATGACCATCCCTCCCTTTGAGATCATGGCGCAGAGCCTGGAGAAGGAGAGGAACATCTGGGCCAGTTACAGGAAGGACAGGGATCAGTGGCTTCCCGATGATATCAGGGCCAAGATCAAGGACAAGGCAGAGATCGGTTATTTTGCAGGATGTACTGCCTCCTTTGTGGAAAGGGATGTTGCCGTGGGCACCGTGCGCCTGCTTGATGAGGCAGGAGTGGAGTTCACATACCTCGGAGATAAGGAATCCTGCTGCGGCATTCCCATGCTTGTTGCAGGCAAATGGGACCTGTTCGAGAAGATCATGAAGATGAATACCGCCAATATGCAGAAGAAGGGTGTAAAGACGGTTGTCACCTCATGTCCCGCATGCCTGCTCATGTGGAGGACCATCTACCCTCAGTGGGCTGAGAAACTGGGGATGGAGTACGGGATAGAGGCAAAGCACTACTCGGAAGTGCTGGCCGATAAGCTTGACGTGCTCAAGCCGAAGTTCAAGCAGCCCCTGAACAAGGTTGTGGCATGGCACGACTCGTGCCATATCGGAAGGGCGGGTGCCGGCATATACGACGCCCCCAGGGAACTGCTCAAGGCCATACCGGGTGTGGAGTTCAGGGAAATGGAGCACAACAGGGAGAGAGCACTATGCTGCGGCTCCGTCGTGACGCTTATCGATGAGCCGGAGGTGGCAAGTAAGATCGGTAACGTTCGCCTGCAGGAGGCGAAGGACCAGAAGGCTGATATCATGGCCGCGCTCTGTCCCTGCTGTCTTGTACAGTTCAGGGTGGCCGCAAGGGATAACAATGTCAACATGGAGATACAGGACCTTGGAGCGCTGGCAGCCCGCAGCCTGGGGTACGATATCCCGGACACCACCAATGTGGCACTGGGAGCCTGGGTCACCTTCGAGAAGATGATCGAGCTGATGGAGCCCGAGAACATGACAGAGATGATGGTTGAGCTGCTGCCGGATATGATAGGCGCCATGCCTTCATACATGCAGGCCATGATGAAGACTGTCAAGTACGTGCCGGGCATGGATGCGCTCATGAAGCCCATGATGCCAAAAATGATGCCCCTGCTCATGCCGTCCCTGATGCCCAAGGTCATGCCGAAGATGCTCGTGGCGGTTGAGAAGAGAGTGCCCATGCCCCCACACATGAAGGAGCAGATGCCTGACCTCATGCCTGCGGCAATGGCGAACCTGATGCCCAATATGCTGCCTCAGATCGCACCGCTGCTGACGCCGAAGATGATAGAGTACATCAAGGCTAACTGA
- the pyk gene encoding pyruvate kinase, producing MHLPDNKSKIVCTIGPASSSEEVLRELIIEGMNVARLNFSHGDIEDQRAVIRRIRKLSAELNRVVAILADLPGPKIRVGTFEKEPVFLKKGEKVTLTSRDVVGTETLIPVNYDRLSNSVQAGKPIFLNDGFIQLQCTGTEGEDVYCDVVVGGPLSSNKGLNLPGARIYIDPVTKRDLEIVDFALEEGLHIFGVSFIESGEDIRKLRDHAIRKGKEIFIISKIEREKAVRSIESIMAESDGIMIARGDLGVEIPIQDVPIVQKNIIHRANLLSKPVITATQMLESMIENIRPTRAEATDVANAIIDGTDAVMLSAETAVGRHPVETVRTMVSIARSTEVWRANTKEGLTLMKKALNRMNPGVEDMISMQVNDALQVLPVRYVVTPTVSGKTARNVSRFRPDRWILAFSRNPHTCEQLALQYAVHPTFVPELKGDWENMVIDYLKMSGAAGPGDMFILTQGQPSGRGRPGGTNLLKFIQVE from the coding sequence ATGCATTTGCCGGACAACAAAAGCAAGATAGTGTGTACTATCGGTCCTGCGTCTTCTTCGGAAGAGGTACTACGGGAACTGATCATTGAAGGCATGAATGTCGCAAGGCTTAATTTCTCCCACGGGGATATCGAAGACCAGCGAGCGGTGATAAGGAGGATACGCAAGTTATCGGCTGAGCTGAACCGGGTGGTGGCTATACTGGCAGACCTGCCCGGTCCCAAGATAAGGGTCGGTACTTTCGAGAAGGAGCCTGTGTTCCTTAAAAAAGGGGAAAAGGTGACCCTGACATCAAGGGATGTAGTGGGAACCGAGACCCTGATCCCTGTTAATTATGACCGCCTGTCCAACAGCGTGCAGGCCGGCAAGCCGATATTCCTTAACGACGGCTTCATCCAGCTGCAGTGCACGGGCACGGAGGGTGAGGATGTCTATTGCGACGTGGTGGTAGGGGGTCCCCTTTCCTCAAACAAGGGCCTCAATCTTCCGGGTGCCAGGATATACATCGATCCTGTTACCAAGAGGGATCTGGAGATAGTCGACTTTGCACTTGAAGAGGGACTGCATATCTTTGGCGTGTCCTTCATCGAATCGGGGGAAGATATAAGGAAGCTGCGTGACCATGCGATCCGGAAGGGAAAGGAAATATTCATAATATCCAAGATAGAGCGGGAAAAAGCTGTCAGGAGCATCGAAAGCATAATGGCTGAGAGCGACGGCATCATGATAGCCCGCGGAGATCTCGGGGTGGAGATTCCCATACAGGATGTGCCCATCGTCCAGAAGAACATCATACACCGGGCCAACCTGCTGAGCAAGCCGGTGATAACGGCAACCCAGATGCTTGAGTCCATGATCGAGAACATCCGCCCCACAAGAGCTGAGGCTACGGATGTTGCGAATGCTATAATCGACGGTACCGATGCAGTCATGCTCTCAGCAGAGACTGCAGTAGGCAGGCATCCCGTCGAGACCGTCAGGACCATGGTAAGCATAGCCAGGTCCACCGAGGTTTGGAGAGCCAATACAAAAGAAGGCCTGACACTAATGAAGAAGGCGTTGAACCGGATGAATCCCGGTGTTGAGGACATGATATCAATGCAGGTGAACGATGCCCTGCAGGTGCTTCCTGTCAGGTATGTGGTGACTCCCACGGTTTCCGGGAAGACCGCGAGGAACGTTTCCCGTTTCAGGCCAGACAGGTGGATACTGGCGTTCAGCCGCAATCCTCATACATGCGAGCAGCTTGCACTCCAATACGCCGTACATCCTACTTTTGTCCCCGAACTTAAGGGTGACTGGGAAAACATGGTTATTGACTACCTTAAAATGTCAGGTGCTGCCGGGCCGGGGGATATGTTCATTCTGACGCAGGGGCAGCCCTCAGGGCGCGGCCGGCCCGGAGGCACCAATCTGCTGAAGTTTATTCAAGTGGAATAA
- a CDS encoding PhnD/SsuA/transferrin family substrate-binding protein codes for MLFGFFLLPAASGEENVYVIGILSHRGPDHSLSTLAGTAEYLSEEVPNCTFEILPLDYDEIFDAVSNDRVDFVLTDPFLYVELESTYGISRIATMKNSWGGNAYTEYGGVIITRSDNDNINELSDLRGKSLMAVDEHSFGGFWIGVRTMEHNDIDYREDFSNITFGKTHDAVVYAVRSGSVDVGIIRTDVLERLAAEGKINISEFKVINQQHAEAFPFLLSTQLYPEWAFSKVSSTPLELAEEVTIALLSMPSDTPSPANESNSTLRSGNYAGWTIPLDYTPVHELMKELRLGPYENYGRVPLNEAIAQHWYWVVLFFMLLVIIVTYDRLTTEKIKKDELEKSNKLKDLFTDIMRHDLLNPAGTIKGFNDVLYLKEDDEEKRKIIEAINRQTDKLISMIDSAAKLAKLESSHELELDKRDLGVILKNVAESLDHGLREKDIRLELAIPGKYPSRVNEIIEEVFTNLMSNAIKYSPEGSKVKVEIIDAGSYWKVHVIDSGDGVADENKSRIFERFTRADRKGIKGSGLGLAIVKRIIELHNGFVGVNDNPEGKGSVFWVALKKYDHTSSHN; via the coding sequence GTGCTTTTCGGCTTTTTTTTACTGCCGGCAGCATCGGGTGAAGAAAACGTGTATGTCATCGGGATACTTTCCCACAGAGGCCCTGACCACTCCCTGAGTACACTGGCCGGGACCGCAGAGTATCTTTCAGAGGAGGTTCCCAACTGCACTTTTGAAATATTGCCTCTGGACTATGATGAGATATTCGATGCTGTCAGCAATGACCGGGTCGATTTTGTCCTGACGGACCCGTTCCTGTACGTCGAGCTGGAATCCACTTACGGTATCAGCAGGATAGCCACCATGAAGAACAGCTGGGGCGGCAACGCCTATACGGAGTATGGCGGAGTGATCATTACCCGGTCTGACAACGATAATATCAATGAACTAAGCGACCTCAGGGGCAAGTCCCTGATGGCGGTGGATGAGCATTCATTCGGAGGCTTCTGGATAGGCGTGCGCACCATGGAGCATAATGACATCGACTACAGGGAGGATTTCAGTAATATCACATTCGGAAAAACGCATGACGCTGTAGTCTATGCAGTCAGGAGCGGAAGCGTCGATGTGGGGATCATCAGGACCGATGTGCTTGAGAGACTGGCGGCTGAAGGGAAAATTAATATTTCCGAGTTCAAGGTCATTAACCAACAACATGCGGAAGCTTTCCCTTTTCTGCTGAGCACTCAGCTCTATCCCGAATGGGCGTTCTCAAAGGTGAGTTCCACACCTCTTGAGCTTGCTGAGGAAGTAACCATTGCACTCCTCAGTATGCCATCCGATACTCCTTCCCCGGCAAATGAAAGCAATTCAACTCTGCGGTCAGGTAACTATGCAGGATGGACGATCCCTCTTGATTATACTCCCGTGCATGAGCTCATGAAGGAGCTGAGACTTGGCCCTTATGAGAACTATGGCAGGGTCCCCCTTAACGAAGCAATAGCGCAGCACTGGTACTGGGTTGTCCTCTTCTTCATGTTGCTTGTTATCATTGTCACTTATGACCGTCTGACCACAGAGAAGATAAAAAAGGACGAACTGGAAAAATCCAACAAGCTCAAGGATCTCTTTACCGATATCATGAGACATGACCTCCTGAACCCGGCGGGGACTATCAAGGGTTTTAATGATGTCCTGTACCTTAAAGAGGATGATGAGGAAAAGAGGAAGATCATTGAGGCAATAAACAGGCAGACCGATAAGCTGATATCCATGATCGATTCGGCTGCAAAACTTGCAAAGCTTGAATCTTCCCATGAGTTGGAGCTCGATAAAAGGGATCTCGGGGTTATATTGAAGAACGTGGCTGAAAGCCTTGATCACGGGCTGAGGGAAAAGGACATCAGGCTGGAACTTGCAATTCCAGGCAAATATCCTTCCCGGGTGAACGAAATAATCGAGGAGGTCTTCACGAATCTGATGTCAAATGCTATCAAGTACAGTCCTGAAGGAAGCAAGGTCAAAGTGGAGATCATCGATGCAGGGTCCTACTGGAAAGTCCACGTAATAGACAGCGGTGACGGGGTAGCCGATGAGAACAAATCCCGCATATTCGAACGCTTCACCAGGGCTGACAGGAAAGGTATAAAGGGATCAGGTCTTGGACTTGCTATTGTTAAAAGGATAATCGAGCTGCATAACGGGTTTGTTGGTGTGAACGACAATCCGGAAGGAAAAGGCTCTGTATTCTGGGTTGCCCTGAAGAAATACGATCATACATCGTCTCACAACTGA
- a CDS encoding formylmethanofuran dehydrogenase: protein MPVEIEITEDTDYLLDYTFNFHWHNRALDPDSTIPFQRDTELTYRDLVLALKRGDDVRIRGNVGRNFAYSMGADLQHMGGSGGMESAGHVFVEGDIGPEAGMGMVSGTLYVAGSISEPLGNIIEVRSDISGYRKFRSITDIVCNGPGDEILLLNIYDPENSTLLLNDGILRATVGARCDKPVTLRIEGKAHNGTGVLMREGTIIVNGDAGMNTGSHLDGGTVAVLGSVGEFAGAYMKGGVLAFRDAKGYIGAGMSGGTIYSRSRVKINSPVAKVRMGKEDAALMRRIMEAGRIDAGLYNKYELEPEKEKYIEVRMRDGSIVLRKAD from the coding sequence ATGCCTGTCGAAATAGAGATAACAGAAGACACAGACTATCTGCTGGACTATACTTTCAATTTCCACTGGCACAACCGGGCACTGGACCCGGACAGCACGATCCCTTTCCAGAGAGACACTGAGCTTACATACCGGGACCTTGTGCTGGCGCTGAAAAGAGGGGACGATGTCCGTATCAGAGGGAACGTGGGCAGGAACTTTGCCTACAGCATGGGTGCCGACCTGCAGCATATGGGCGGGAGCGGAGGCATGGAGAGTGCAGGCCATGTTTTCGTGGAGGGAGATATAGGGCCTGAGGCCGGCATGGGCATGGTCTCCGGGACACTATATGTTGCAGGCAGCATAAGTGAACCCTTAGGCAACATAATCGAAGTAAGGTCAGATATCAGTGGATATCGCAAGTTCCGTTCCATAACAGACATTGTATGCAACGGACCGGGAGATGAGATTCTGCTGTTGAACATTTACGACCCGGAGAACAGTACGCTTTTGCTCAATGACGGTATCCTCAGGGCCACGGTGGGTGCACGCTGCGACAAACCCGTGACTCTCCGCATCGAAGGCAAAGCACATAATGGCACAGGCGTGCTCATGCGTGAGGGTACAATAATCGTCAACGGAGATGCGGGCATGAACACGGGGTCACACCTTGACGGAGGAACTGTGGCAGTCCTTGGAAGCGTGGGCGAGTTCGCAGGCGCCTACATGAAAGGCGGTGTTCTTGCCTTCAGGGATGCCAAAGGCTACATCGGGGCAGGTATGAGCGGCGGGACGATATATTCCAGAAGCAGGGTCAAGATAAACTCTCCTGTTGCAAAGGTCAGGATGGGAAAGGAAGATGCTGCGCTCATGCGCAGGATAATGGAAGCAGGCAGGATAGATGCAGGCCTCTACAACAAGTATGAGCTCGAGCCTGAGAAAGAAAAATATATAGAAGTGCGTATGCGTGACGGGTCAATAGTGCTGAGAAAGGCAGACTGA
- a CDS encoding ATP-binding protein yields MVKRSIVKIDEEKCTGCGKCISPCAEGAIELVNGKAKVVSDELCDGMGFCIGLCPVGAISIEQRQTLEFNPEKAHAQPKKTDTSIRCFSCDCGEESAYLMPVRHKMESIWVCTRCLPKLIHG; encoded by the coding sequence ATGGTTAAAAGATCAATCGTCAAGATCGATGAGGAGAAATGTACAGGATGCGGAAAATGCATATCCCCATGCGCTGAAGGGGCAATAGAGCTTGTCAACGGCAAGGCGAAAGTGGTTTCCGATGAGCTGTGCGACGGCATGGGATTCTGCATAGGGCTGTGTCCGGTCGGGGCAATATCCATTGAACAGAGGCAGACGCTGGAATTCAACCCGGAAAAAGCCCATGCTCAACCCAAAAAGACCGATACGTCCATCAGGTGCTTCAGTTGCGACTGCGGGGAAGAGAGCGCTTATCTTATGCCTGTCAGGCACAAGATGGAAAGCATCTGGGTCTGCACACGCTGCCTTCCAAAGTTGATACATGGATAA